A genomic window from Bradyrhizobium lupini includes:
- a CDS encoding glycosyltransferase, whose translation MNLTIVVVGLSVTSSWGNGHATTYRALIEALARRGHHVTFLERDVPWYREHRDLAKPSGWTVELYQSLKDIPQRFGKMIRDADLVVIGSYVPDGIAISEWITTHARGITAFYDIDTPVTLAKLEQGLDYLSAAMIPRFDLYLSFAGGPVPGMIEENYGSPLARVLYCSADTDIYAPQRAEKKWALGYLGTYSEDRQPVLEQLLLAPARTLSREQFVVAGAQYPDEVVWPANVARIEHLTPKHHPGFYAEQRFTLNATRADMRALGFSPSVRLFEAAACGTPLISDRWPGIETVFEPSREILLASSPRDVVEILRDMPEEQRRTIAENARRRVLADHTSDHRARQVETYYAEASVRRRRKAPQLPASRPMQVAQI comes from the coding sequence ATGAACCTCACCATCGTCGTCGTCGGTCTTTCGGTTACTTCGTCCTGGGGCAACGGTCATGCCACGACCTATCGCGCCCTGATCGAAGCCCTGGCACGACGAGGTCACCACGTCACGTTTCTGGAACGCGACGTTCCCTGGTATCGCGAGCATCGTGATCTTGCCAAGCCTTCCGGTTGGACTGTCGAGCTTTACCAATCCTTGAAGGACATCCCGCAGCGTTTCGGAAAGATGATCCGGGATGCCGATCTGGTGGTCATCGGCTCCTACGTGCCCGACGGCATCGCGATCTCCGAATGGATCACGACCCACGCCCGGGGGATTACTGCCTTCTACGACATCGACACGCCTGTCACGCTTGCGAAGCTCGAGCAGGGCCTGGACTATCTGTCCGCGGCGATGATCCCGCGCTTCGACCTTTACCTGTCCTTTGCCGGCGGCCCGGTGCCCGGCATGATCGAGGAGAACTATGGCAGTCCGCTGGCTCGGGTGCTGTATTGCAGTGCCGACACCGACATCTACGCGCCGCAACGCGCGGAGAAGAAATGGGCACTTGGCTATCTCGGAACCTACAGCGAGGACCGGCAGCCGGTTCTGGAGCAGCTGCTGCTCGCCCCTGCTCGCACTCTCTCACGCGAGCAATTCGTCGTCGCCGGCGCGCAATATCCCGATGAGGTGGTCTGGCCCGCCAATGTCGCCCGGATCGAGCACCTCACGCCCAAACATCATCCGGGATTTTACGCAGAGCAACGCTTTACGCTAAACGCCACCCGCGCCGACATGCGCGCGCTCGGCTTCTCGCCCAGCGTTCGGCTGTTCGAAGCGGCCGCGTGCGGCACGCCCCTCATCTCGGACCGGTGGCCTGGAATCGAGACCGTCTTCGAGCCCTCCCGGGAAATCCTGCTCGCATCGAGCCCCCGCGACGTCGTGGAGATCCTGCGCGACATGCCCGAGGAGCAAAGGCGCACGATCGCGGAAAACGCACGGCGCCGCGTTCTGGCTGACCACACCTCCGACCATCGCGCCCGGCAAGTCGAGACCTACTACGCCGAGGCGTCGGTCCGCCGCCGCCGGAAAGCCCCGCAACTTCCCGCCTCGCGTCCCATGCAGGTCGCTCAAATCTGA
- a CDS encoding ferritin-like domain-containing protein, giving the protein MTNAARDTFVVGLRNAHAMEVQARELMERQSERLDEYPEVKAKVAAHLQETNEQLKRLERCLEACGESTSSLKDTTQSMMANMQAMAHSVAGDEILKNTFANNAFENFEIAAYKSLLALCGAAGFAEAKEPLETSLKEEQRMAAWIDSNVEKVTMEYLAHQRHAA; this is encoded by the coding sequence ATGACGAACGCAGCCCGCGATACATTCGTGGTTGGATTACGCAATGCGCATGCGATGGAAGTGCAGGCGCGAGAGTTGATGGAACGTCAGTCGGAACGATTGGACGAATATCCCGAGGTCAAGGCCAAGGTTGCCGCCCACCTTCAGGAAACCAACGAGCAGCTGAAGCGGCTGGAGAGATGCCTGGAAGCCTGCGGGGAGAGCACCTCCAGCCTCAAGGATACGACGCAATCCATGATGGCGAACATGCAAGCCATGGCACACTCTGTCGCCGGCGACGAGATTCTCAAGAACACATTCGCCAACAATGCCTTCGAGAATTTCGAGATTGCTGCATACAAGTCTTTGCTCGCCCTCTGCGGCGCCGCTGGGTTCGCGGAGGCCAAGGAGCCTCTTGAGACGTCGCTGAAGGAGGAGCAGCGCATGGCCGCCTGGATCGACTCGAACGTCGAGAAGGTGACAATGGAATATCTGGCGCATCAGCGCCACGCGGCCTGA